Proteins encoded within one genomic window of Burkholderiaceae bacterium:
- a CDS encoding Iron-sulfur cluster regulator IscR, which yields MRLTTKGRFAVTAMIDLALRQNNGPVTLAAISQRQQISLSYLEQLFGKLRRHELVESTRGPGGGYTLGRKAGEITVADIIVSVDEPIDATLCGGKEDCLGEAGRCMTHDLWAALNARVVEFLDSVTLQKLVDEQLAKGVQVEDKPAVKRAISSIPVVKPIRVNAPNSVFALGAALAKN from the coding sequence ATGCGTCTTACTACCAAAGGTCGTTTTGCGGTCACCGCGATGATCGATCTGGCGCTGCGCCAGAACAACGGGCCGGTCACGCTGGCCGCGATCAGCCAGCGCCAGCAGATATCGCTTTCTTATCTCGAACAGCTGTTCGGCAAGCTGCGCCGGCATGAACTGGTCGAATCGACCCGCGGCCCGGGCGGCGGCTACACGCTGGGCCGCAAGGCGGGCGAAATCACCGTGGCCGACATCATCGTGTCGGTGGATGAGCCGATCGACGCGACGCTGTGCGGCGGCAAGGAAGATTGCCTTGGCGAAGCTGGCCGCTGCATGACGCACGACCTCTGGGCGGCGCTGAACGCCCGCGTGGTCGAGTTCCTGGATTCGGTCACGCTGCAAAAGCTGGTCGACGAACAGCTGGCGAAGGGCGTGCAGGTCGAGGACAAGCCGGCTGTGAAGCGCGCGATTTCCAGCATACCGGTGGTCAAGCCGATCCGCGTGAATGCGCCGAACTCGGTGTTCGCGCTCGGGGCCGCGCTGGCCAAGAACTGA
- a CDS encoding ABC transporter, ATP-binding protein, which produces MHSNMASPVIVSLDGKPIRIVVPFARGGVMDVVARMVRPHLEAQLLAPVTVENILGAGGANGAWHCANAAPDGCTLLMGSSAELAILPSIVKNLRYDPTQAFAPIGLVTVAPLLIVASSDSGFTSLEQVIATARATGREISYATAGLGTPQHITGEWLRHLTGAPFVSVGYDGGAPAVADVVRGKVTLAITALPPVFAHIRSGAVIPLAVTSPHRIALAGSVPTVAECGYPEFDTSIWAGLMAPIATPAPVVARLSEALNRVLEESSIRLSLAEYGASCIPGTPSKLTAHIRTDIARYRKLVDTARIEPRSTGADALHSATVLSVTSSQEGVPVHLPVMTGPAKIAFRGVKKLYPSKASSQEPTLALDRMDVEIRTSEIVSVLGPTGCGKSSTLNLIAGFETPSAGSIFVDKEEVCGPSPDRAVVFQQAALFPWLSVFDNIVLGVKCRGVPRQDYVPRAERLIKEVGLGGFEKHYPYQLSGGMQQRVQIARALLAEPQVLLMDEPFGALDSQTRILMQELLLQLWLEHLPTVFFITHDVAEAIFISDRILLMTRRPGRVKLEVEVKAPKPRNADFLTSPEFVELQRKLLHAMQEEVTSSRAAFVAIV; this is translated from the coding sequence ATGCATAGCAATATGGCGTCGCCCGTAATCGTATCCCTGGACGGTAAGCCGATCCGCATCGTCGTACCATTCGCGCGTGGCGGCGTTATGGACGTTGTGGCTCGCATGGTCCGCCCGCACCTGGAGGCACAGCTGCTCGCGCCCGTGACAGTCGAGAACATTCTTGGGGCTGGCGGCGCGAACGGGGCTTGGCATTGCGCCAATGCTGCGCCTGACGGCTGCACTCTTCTTATGGGAAGCTCAGCCGAGCTGGCCATCTTGCCATCGATAGTCAAGAATCTGCGCTATGACCCGACACAGGCTTTTGCGCCAATCGGCCTCGTCACCGTCGCGCCGCTGCTTATCGTGGCTAGCAGTGATAGTGGCTTCACTTCGCTCGAGCAGGTCATCGCCACCGCAAGGGCGACCGGCCGGGAGATCAGCTATGCCACCGCGGGCCTTGGTACGCCGCAGCACATCACCGGCGAGTGGCTGCGGCACCTGACGGGTGCGCCCTTCGTGAGCGTGGGCTACGACGGCGGTGCGCCAGCCGTGGCGGACGTCGTGCGCGGCAAGGTCACCCTCGCCATTACAGCGTTGCCGCCCGTGTTCGCCCATATCCGCTCGGGGGCCGTGATACCGTTGGCGGTGACCTCACCGCACCGCATTGCGTTGGCGGGCAGCGTGCCTACGGTGGCCGAATGCGGCTATCCCGAATTCGATACGTCAATTTGGGCTGGTCTGATGGCGCCGATCGCTACACCGGCGCCGGTCGTAGCGCGCCTGAGTGAAGCTTTGAACCGTGTGCTGGAGGAGAGCAGCATCCGCTTGAGCCTGGCCGAATACGGTGCGTCATGCATTCCTGGTACTCCGAGCAAACTGACCGCGCACATCCGCACCGATATCGCACGGTACCGCAAGCTGGTCGACACCGCGCGTATCGAACCGAGGTCTACTGGCGCGGATGCATTGCATAGCGCCACCGTGTTGTCAGTCACCTCCAGCCAAGAGGGAGTCCCGGTGCACCTGCCAGTAATGACTGGCCCCGCCAAAATTGCCTTTAGAGGCGTGAAAAAACTCTATCCGTCCAAAGCGTCAAGCCAAGAGCCCACGCTGGCGCTCGATCGCATGGACGTCGAGATTCGCACCTCGGAAATTGTTTCCGTGCTCGGGCCGACAGGCTGCGGCAAGTCTTCAACGCTAAACCTGATCGCCGGATTCGAGACACCGAGCGCCGGCTCCATCTTTGTGGACAAAGAGGAAGTTTGTGGGCCGTCGCCGGACCGTGCTGTGGTATTCCAACAAGCGGCGCTGTTTCCATGGCTGTCGGTATTTGACAACATCGTGCTCGGCGTCAAGTGCCGCGGCGTGCCGCGCCAAGACTACGTGCCGCGCGCAGAACGGCTTATCAAGGAAGTGGGCTTGGGTGGGTTCGAGAAGCACTATCCGTATCAGCTCTCCGGCGGCATGCAGCAACGTGTGCAGATCGCCCGGGCGCTCTTAGCCGAGCCGCAAGTGTTGCTGATGGATGAACCCTTCGGAGCTCTTGATTCGCAGACGCGCATTCTGATGCAGGAGCTACTGCTGCAACTGTGGCTCGAACATCTTCCGACGGTATTCTTTATCACGCACGACGTGGCCGAGGCGATCTTCATCTCCGATCGCATCCTATTGATGACACGCCGGCCTGGCCGCGTGAAACTCGAGGTTGAAGTGAAGGCACCAAAACCGCGCAATGCGGACTTTTTGACGAGTCCGGAGTTTGTCGAACTGCAGCGCAAGCTTCTGCACGCGATGCAGGAAGAAGTGACCTCTTCGCGTGCTGCGTTCGTGGCGATTGTGTAG
- a CDS encoding Glycolate dehydrogenase, FAD-binding subunit GlcE gives MDAPRQTRDPALLRLVDQVRTASEAGTALEIRGGSTKRFYGSTPHGEPLDTCALAGISSYEPTELVVTARAGTLLAELEATLATHGQWLAFEPPRFESGSTIGGAVAAGLSGPSRAGVGALRDFVLGVTLLNGRGEVLTFGGQVMKNVAGYDVARLMAGSLGVLAVICEVSLKVLPLPPARTTLALDVDEGQALNRLAGWASKPLPINASAWHAGRLYLRLAGAAAAVRAARAAIGGEELAPDTAHEGWSAVRDHRHPFFVLDPADLGRGECLWRLSVPSTAPALGLAGESFIEWGGAQRWLRTAAAASQVRAAAARVGGHAVLLRGADKSQGVFAPLPEPLMRIHRGLKRSFDPAGIFNPGRMYPGL, from the coding sequence ATGGATGCGCCGCGGCAGACCCGCGATCCGGCGCTGCTGCGCCTGGTGGACCAGGTGCGCACCGCGAGCGAGGCGGGCACCGCGCTGGAGATTCGCGGCGGCAGCACCAAGCGGTTCTACGGCAGTACACCGCATGGCGAGCCGCTCGATACCTGCGCGCTGGCCGGCATCAGCAGTTATGAGCCGACCGAATTGGTGGTGACGGCCCGAGCCGGCACGCTGCTGGCGGAACTGGAAGCGACCCTGGCGACACACGGGCAATGGCTTGCCTTCGAGCCGCCCCGTTTCGAGTCGGGCAGCACGATCGGCGGCGCTGTCGCGGCAGGCCTGTCGGGGCCGTCGCGCGCCGGCGTTGGGGCGCTGCGGGATTTCGTGCTGGGCGTCACGCTGCTCAACGGCCGCGGCGAGGTGCTGACTTTCGGCGGCCAGGTGATGAAGAACGTGGCGGGCTATGACGTCGCGCGGCTGATGGCCGGCTCACTCGGCGTGCTGGCCGTGATCTGCGAGGTTTCGCTGAAGGTGCTGCCGCTGCCGCCGGCGCGGACCACGCTGGCTCTCGACGTTGATGAGGGGCAGGCGCTGAATCGGCTGGCAGGCTGGGCGAGCAAGCCGCTGCCGATCAATGCCAGTGCGTGGCATGCGGGGCGCCTTTATCTGCGCCTGGCCGGCGCCGCCGCCGCGGTGCGGGCGGCGCGCGCGGCGATCGGCGGCGAAGAGCTTGCGCCCGACACGGCGCACGAGGGGTGGAGTGCGGTCCGTGATCACCGACACCCGTTTTTCGTGCTCGACCCGGCGGATCTGGGCCGTGGCGAATGCCTGTGGCGGTTGTCGGTGCCGAGCACCGCTCCCGCGCTGGGTCTGGCTGGCGAGAGTTTCATCGAATGGGGCGGGGCGCAGCGCTGGCTGCGTACCGCGGCCGCGGCGTCGCAGGTGCGTGCGGCCGCCGCGCGGGTCGGCGGCCATGCAGTGCTGCTGCGAGGCGCCGACAAATCGCAGGGCGTGTTCGCGCCATTGCCTGAGCCGCTGATGCGGATTCACCGCGGGCTCAAGCGCTCGTTCGATCCGGCCGGTATCTTCAACCCGGGGCGGATGTATCCCGGCCTTTGA
- a CDS encoding Glycolate dehydrogenase, subunit GlcD, whose protein sequence is MARADRQAEVVARLRRVLPEGGLLWVPEDTTPYECDGLTAYRERPLAVALPETYAQVQAVLRACHALSVPVVSRGAGTGLSGGAMPHAGGVTLSLARLNKVLKIDPLGCTAVVQAGVRNLAISEAAAPYGLYYAPDPSSQIACTIGGNVAENSGGVHCLKYGLTLHNVRKIRGFTIDGEAIEFGSDALDAAGLDLLCVVVGSEGMLAVVTEVTVRLVPLPAAARCIMASFGELHKACAAVAAVIAAGIIPAGLEMMDRPMTAAVEGFVHAGYDLSAEAILLCESDGTADEVEEEIAHMREVLEQSGATAIAVSSDEAERLRFWSGRKNAFPASGRISPDYMCLDSTIPRRRLADMLLAIQQMEKKYGLRCCNVFHAGDGNLHPLVLFDANDPDQLHRCELFGADILETSVAMGGTVTGEHGVGVEKLNSMCVQFNAAEREQMFGVKRAFDPPGLLNPGKAIPTLPRCAEYGKMTVRRGLLPFPDLPRF, encoded by the coding sequence TTGGCGCGCGCGGACCGCCAGGCCGAGGTGGTCGCGCGGCTGCGGCGGGTGCTGCCGGAAGGCGGGTTGCTGTGGGTGCCGGAAGACACGACGCCATACGAATGCGACGGCCTGACCGCGTACCGCGAGCGCCCGCTGGCGGTCGCATTGCCGGAGACCTACGCGCAGGTGCAGGCGGTGCTGCGCGCCTGTCATGCACTCAGCGTGCCGGTGGTGTCGCGTGGCGCCGGCACCGGGCTGTCCGGCGGCGCGATGCCGCACGCAGGCGGCGTGACGTTGAGTCTGGCCCGGCTGAACAAGGTCCTGAAGATCGATCCGCTGGGTTGCACCGCGGTGGTTCAGGCCGGCGTGCGCAACTTGGCGATATCGGAGGCGGCGGCGCCGTACGGTCTGTATTACGCGCCCGATCCGTCGAGCCAGATCGCCTGCACCATCGGCGGCAACGTCGCGGAGAACTCCGGCGGCGTGCATTGCCTCAAGTACGGGCTGACGCTGCACAACGTGCGAAAAATCCGCGGCTTCACCATCGACGGCGAGGCGATCGAGTTTGGCAGCGATGCGCTGGACGCGGCCGGCCTCGATCTGCTCTGCGTCGTTGTCGGCTCCGAGGGCATGCTGGCGGTGGTGACCGAGGTCACGGTGCGGCTCGTTCCGCTGCCCGCCGCAGCGCGCTGCATCATGGCCAGCTTCGGCGAACTGCACAAGGCCTGCGCTGCGGTCGCGGCGGTGATCGCGGCCGGCATCATTCCGGCCGGCCTCGAGATGATGGACCGGCCGATGACCGCGGCGGTGGAGGGCTTCGTGCACGCTGGCTACGACCTGTCGGCCGAGGCGATCCTGCTGTGCGAGAGCGACGGCACGGCGGACGAGGTGGAAGAGGAGATCGCGCACATGCGCGAGGTGCTCGAGCAAAGCGGTGCGACCGCGATCGCGGTCAGTTCGGACGAGGCCGAGCGGCTGCGCTTCTGGAGCGGCCGCAAGAATGCGTTTCCGGCGAGCGGGCGCATCAGCCCGGACTACATGTGCCTGGATTCGACGATCCCGCGCCGGCGCCTCGCGGACATGCTGCTCGCTATTCAACAGATGGAGAAGAAATACGGCCTGCGCTGCTGCAACGTGTTCCACGCCGGCGACGGCAACCTGCATCCGCTGGTCCTGTTCGACGCGAACGACCCCGACCAGCTGCACCGCTGCGAGCTGTTCGGCGCGGACATTCTGGAGACCAGTGTCGCGATGGGCGGCACCGTGACCGGCGAACACGGTGTCGGCGTGGAGAAGCTCAACAGCATGTGCGTGCAGTTCAACGCGGCCGAACGCGAGCAGATGTTCGGCGTCAAGCGCGCGTTCGACCCGCCCGGGCTGCTCAACCCCGGCAAGGCGATTCCGACGCTGCCGCGCTGTGCCGAGTACGGCAAGATGACGGTGCGCCGCGGGCTGCTGCCGTTTCCCGATTTGCCGAGATTCTGA
- a CDS encoding Excinuclease ABC subunit B: protein MPRPTVTAKALHTSAAARPAQPADPANPAVSAPQGEFVRFAGSPFELFLPYPPAGDQPTAIDELVEGVRDGESFQTLLGVTGSGKTFTMANVIARLGRPAIVFAPNKTLAAQLYSEFREFFPHNAVEYFVSYYDYYQPEAYVPQRDLFIEKDSAINDHIEQMRLSCTKSILERRDVVIVATVSAIYGIGQPDAYHRMVMTLRSGDKLGQRDAIAQLVRMQYERNDIDFARGKFRVRGDTIDVFPAEHSELALRIELFDDQVESLLLLDPLTGRVRQKIPRFTVYPSSHYVTPRDQVLRAVETIKIELAERLKEFVDAGKLVEAQRLEQRTRFDLEMLAEVGHCKGIENYTRHLSGAAPGDPPSTLTDYLPKDSIMFLDESHQMMGQLSAMYNGDRSRKTTLVEYGFRLPSALDNRPLKLEEFERRMRQVVFVSATPAEYERVHAGRVVEQLVRPTGLVDPEVEVRPAATQVDDVLQEIRIRAEKNERVLITTLTKRMAEQLTDYLSDNGVKVRYLHSDIDTVERVEILRDLRLGAFDVLVGINLLREGLDIPEVSLVAILDADKEGFLRSERSLIQTIGRAARNLNGRAILYADTVTESMKKALDETGRRRAKQAAYNQARGITPRSIVKQVRDLIDGVYSEKADRQAERLERDALTRARVEDMSEKDVAREIKRLEKRMFEHARNLEFEDAARVRDQLSLLKQQLFGASGEDQIGAAAD, encoded by the coding sequence ATGCCGAGACCAACTGTCACTGCCAAGGCCTTGCACACGAGCGCCGCGGCCCGGCCCGCCCAGCCCGCAGACCCGGCCAACCCTGCAGTATCTGCGCCGCAGGGCGAGTTCGTCCGCTTTGCCGGCTCGCCGTTCGAGTTGTTCCTGCCGTATCCGCCGGCCGGCGATCAACCGACCGCGATCGACGAACTGGTCGAGGGTGTGCGGGACGGGGAGTCGTTCCAGACGCTTTTGGGCGTCACCGGCTCGGGCAAGACATTCACGATGGCGAACGTGATCGCGCGTTTGGGGAGGCCCGCGATCGTGTTCGCGCCGAACAAGACGCTCGCGGCTCAGCTGTACAGCGAATTCCGCGAGTTCTTTCCGCACAACGCGGTCGAGTACTTCGTCAGCTACTACGACTACTACCAGCCCGAGGCTTACGTGCCGCAGCGCGACCTGTTCATCGAGAAGGACTCGGCGATCAACGACCACATCGAGCAGATGCGCCTGTCGTGCACCAAGAGCATCCTGGAGCGCCGCGACGTGGTGATCGTCGCGACCGTCTCGGCGATCTACGGCATCGGCCAGCCGGACGCGTACCACCGCATGGTGATGACGCTGCGCAGCGGCGACAAACTCGGTCAGCGCGACGCGATCGCGCAGCTGGTGCGCATGCAGTACGAGCGCAACGACATCGATTTCGCGCGCGGCAAGTTCCGCGTGCGCGGCGACACGATCGACGTGTTCCCGGCCGAGCATTCGGAACTCGCGCTGCGCATCGAGCTGTTCGACGACCAGGTCGAGAGCCTGCTGCTGCTCGATCCGCTGACCGGCCGCGTCCGCCAGAAGATCCCGCGCTTCACGGTCTATCCGTCGAGCCACTACGTGACGCCGCGCGACCAGGTGCTGCGCGCGGTGGAGACGATCAAGATCGAGCTTGCCGAGCGGCTGAAGGAATTCGTCGATGCGGGCAAGCTGGTCGAGGCGCAGCGGCTCGAGCAGCGCACCCGCTTCGATCTGGAGATGCTCGCCGAGGTCGGGCACTGCAAGGGCATCGAGAACTACACGCGCCACCTGTCGGGCGCTGCCCCAGGAGATCCGCCGAGCACGCTGACCGACTACCTGCCGAAGGACTCGATCATGTTCCTCGACGAGAGCCACCAGATGATGGGTCAGCTCTCGGCGATGTACAACGGCGACCGCTCGCGCAAGACCACACTGGTCGAATACGGCTTTCGGCTGCCGTCGGCGCTGGACAACCGGCCCTTGAAGCTCGAGGAATTCGAACGGCGCATGCGCCAGGTCGTGTTCGTGTCGGCGACACCGGCGGAATACGAACGGGTGCACGCCGGCCGCGTGGTCGAGCAGCTGGTGCGGCCGACCGGACTGGTCGACCCCGAGGTGGAAGTGCGGCCGGCCGCGACCCAGGTCGACGACGTGTTGCAGGAAATCCGCATCCGCGCCGAGAAGAACGAGCGCGTGCTGATCACCACGTTGACGAAGCGCATGGCCGAGCAGCTGACCGACTACCTGAGCGACAACGGTGTCAAGGTGCGCTACCTGCATAGCGACATCGACACGGTGGAGCGGGTCGAAATCCTGCGCGACCTGCGTCTCGGCGCGTTCGACGTGCTGGTCGGCATCAACCTGCTGCGGGAAGGGCTGGACATCCCCGAGGTCAGCCTGGTCGCGATTCTGGATGCGGACAAGGAGGGCTTCCTGCGCTCCGAGCGCTCGCTGATCCAGACCATAGGCCGGGCGGCGCGCAACCTGAATGGCCGCGCGATCCTGTATGCGGACACGGTCACCGAGTCGATGAAGAAGGCATTGGACGAAACCGGCCGGCGCCGGGCGAAGCAGGCGGCCTACAACCAGGCGCGTGGCATCACGCCGCGCAGCATCGTCAAGCAGGTGCGCGACCTGATCGACGGCGTTTACAGCGAAAAGGCGGACCGGCAGGCCGAACGGCTGGAGCGCGATGCGCTGACGCGGGCGCGGGTCGAGGACATGAGCGAGAAGGACGTCGCGCGCGAAATCAAGCGACTCGAGAAGCGGATGTTCGAGCACGCACGCAATCTCGAATTCGAGGATGCGGCCCGGGTGCGCGACCAGCTCAGCCTACTCAAGCAACAGCTGTTCGGCGCGTCAGGCGAGGATCAGATCGGGGCGGCCGCCGATTAA
- a CDS encoding Glycolate dehydrogenase, iron-sulfur subunit GlcF, translating to MQTQLAPAFSNTREGEVAEAILRKCVHCGFCTATCPTYQLLGDELDGPRGRIYLMKQVLEGATPTRRTQLHLDRCLTCRNCETTCPSGVEYGRLVEIGRNIVEQRVRRPLGEKLMRWLLKEGLTSPLFAPALKLGQRVRPWLPAVLKSKVPGPTSNDARGWPTRRHDRKMLMLTGCVQPALMPNVNRATARVLDAAGIQTVVARGAGCCGALRTHLNDHAGGLSDMRRNIDAWWPMVEAGKVEAIVMNASGCGVMVKEYGQALAHDPQYAERAARVSALTRDLSELLPELATRLQDRVHARDAARRLAFHPPCTLQHGQQLRGAVEAGLRSFGFEVTLPVESHLCCGSAGTYSVLEPTLAYRLRDRKLGHLAAIEPQCIVSANIGCIQHLQAGTDTPVRHWVEVLDEALAASP from the coding sequence ATGCAAACCCAGTTGGCTCCGGCATTCAGCAACACCCGCGAAGGTGAGGTGGCCGAGGCCATCTTGCGCAAGTGCGTGCACTGCGGCTTTTGTACCGCGACCTGCCCGACCTACCAGCTGCTTGGCGACGAGCTCGACGGGCCACGCGGGCGCATCTACCTGATGAAGCAGGTTCTAGAGGGCGCGACGCCGACGCGCAGGACGCAGTTGCACCTGGATCGCTGCCTGACCTGCCGCAACTGCGAAACGACCTGCCCGTCGGGCGTGGAATACGGACGCCTGGTCGAGATCGGCCGCAACATCGTCGAGCAGCGCGTGCGGCGGCCGCTCGGCGAGAAGCTGATGCGCTGGCTACTGAAGGAAGGGCTGACCTCGCCGCTGTTCGCCCCGGCGCTGAAGCTCGGCCAGCGGGTGCGGCCCTGGTTGCCGGCGGTGTTGAAGAGCAAGGTGCCTGGGCCCACGTCCAACGACGCCCGCGGCTGGCCGACACGCAGGCATGATCGCAAGATGCTGATGCTCACCGGCTGCGTACAGCCGGCGCTGATGCCGAACGTGAACCGCGCGACCGCGCGTGTGCTCGATGCGGCCGGCATCCAGACCGTGGTGGCACGTGGCGCAGGCTGCTGCGGTGCGCTGCGCACTCACCTGAACGACCACGCCGGCGGCCTGTCCGACATGCGGCGCAACATCGACGCCTGGTGGCCGATGGTGGAGGCCGGCAAGGTCGAAGCGATCGTGATGAACGCTTCGGGCTGCGGCGTGATGGTGAAGGAATACGGACAGGCGCTGGCGCACGACCCTCAATATGCCGAGCGTGCGGCACGCGTGAGCGCGCTGACCCGCGACCTGAGTGAGTTGCTGCCGGAGCTGGCGACGCGGCTGCAGGACCGGGTCCACGCGCGCGACGCGGCGCGCCGGCTCGCGTTCCATCCGCCGTGCACGCTGCAGCACGGCCAGCAGCTGCGCGGCGCGGTGGAGGCGGGCCTCCGGTCGTTCGGCTTCGAGGTGACGCTGCCCGTCGAGAGTCATCTTTGCTGTGGCTCGGCCGGCACTTATTCGGTGCTGGAACCCACTCTCGCCTACCGGCTGCGTGACCGCAAGCTCGGGCATCTGGCGGCGATCGAGCCGCAGTGCATCGTGTCGGCGAACATCGGCTGCATCCAGCATCTGCAGGCCGGCACCGACACGCCTGTGCGGCACTGGGTCGAGGTGCTGGACGAGGCCTTGGCAGCGTCCCCGTAG
- a CDS encoding cysteine desulfurase, with translation MNSTTPHFPIYMDYSATSPCDERVVEAMVPWLRQHFGNPASRTHVWGWEAEAAVEKAREQVADLVGADPREIVWTSGATESDNLALKGAAGFYQTKGRHIITVKTEHKAVLDTCRELERQGFAVTYLDVQPDGLVDLEAFRAAIRPDTILASVMFVNNEIGVIQDVAAIGAICREKGLIFHVDAAQATGRVDVDLAHLPVDLMSLTAHKTYGPKGVGALFVRRKPRVRIEPQMHGGGHERGMRSGTLATHQIVGMGEAYRIAKAQMASDNLRIRALHERMLKGLQDIEQVVVNGHLQQRVPHNLNMSFNYVEGEALMMGLKGLAVSSGSACTSASLEPSYVLRALGRSDELAHSSLRMTIGRWTTEAEIDFAVDSISRTVARLREISPLWEMYKDGVDMDQVQWAAH, from the coding sequence ATGAACAGCACCACGCCGCATTTTCCGATCTACATGGATTACAGCGCGACCAGCCCGTGCGACGAGCGGGTGGTCGAGGCGATGGTCCCGTGGCTGCGCCAGCATTTCGGCAATCCGGCGTCGCGCACTCATGTCTGGGGCTGGGAAGCCGAGGCCGCGGTCGAGAAGGCGCGTGAGCAGGTCGCTGACCTGGTCGGCGCCGATCCGCGCGAAATCGTCTGGACCTCGGGCGCAACCGAATCGGACAACTTGGCGCTGAAGGGCGCTGCCGGCTTCTATCAGACCAAGGGCCGGCACATCATCACGGTGAAGACCGAGCACAAGGCGGTGCTCGACACCTGCCGCGAACTCGAGCGCCAGGGCTTCGCGGTGACCTACCTCGACGTGCAGCCCGACGGCCTGGTCGATCTCGAAGCGTTTCGGGCCGCGATCCGGCCCGACACGATCCTGGCGAGCGTGATGTTCGTCAACAACGAGATCGGCGTGATCCAGGACGTTGCGGCAATCGGCGCGATCTGCCGCGAAAAGGGCTTGATCTTCCATGTCGACGCGGCGCAGGCGACTGGTCGCGTCGACGTCGATCTGGCGCATCTGCCGGTCGACCTGATGAGTCTGACCGCGCACAAGACCTACGGCCCCAAAGGCGTGGGCGCGCTGTTCGTGCGCAGGAAGCCCAGGGTGCGCATCGAGCCGCAGATGCACGGTGGCGGCCACGAGCGCGGCATGCGCTCGGGCACGCTGGCGACGCATCAGATCGTCGGCATGGGCGAGGCGTACCGGATCGCGAAGGCGCAGATGGCGAGCGACAACCTGCGCATCCGTGCGCTGCACGAGCGCATGCTGAAGGGCCTCCAGGACATCGAGCAGGTGGTCGTCAACGGGCATCTGCAGCAGCGCGTGCCGCACAACCTGAACATGAGCTTCAACTATGTCGAGGGCGAGGCGCTGATGATGGGCCTCAAAGGTTTGGCCGTCTCGTCCGGCTCGGCCTGCACCTCGGCCAGCCTGGAGCCGAGCTACGTGCTGCGCGCGCTCGGCCGCAGCGACGAACTCGCGCACAGCAGCCTGCGCATGACGATCGGCCGCTGGACGACCGAGGCCGAGATCGACTTCGCGGTCGATTCGATCAGCAGGACGGTTGCGAGGCTGCGCGAGATCAGCCCGCTGTGGGAGATGTACAAGGACGGCGTCGATATGGATCAGGTCCAGTGGGCGGCGCATTGA
- a CDS encoding aromatic amino acid transaminase, producing MSLFSAVDMAPRDPIFGLSEQYTADGNPKKVNLTVGIYLDEGGKLPLLRCVSQAEQRMMADPKARGYLPIDGIAAYDAAVKRLVFGEGSEPLRSGRVATVQSLGGTGGLKIGADFLKRLHPDAKVLISDPSWENHRALFTQAGFPVESYAYYDAARRGVNFDAMLASLNAAPTGTIVVLHACCHNPTGYDLTAGQWDQVIALVKARELVPFLDMAYQGFGNGIAEDGAVIAKAVAAGLSFFVATSFSKSFSLYGERVGALSVLCESKDEADRVLSQLKIMIRTNYSNPPTHGGAVVAMVLDTPDLRTLWEGELAEMRTRIKAMRRALVDGLKAAGVRQDMGFITEQIGMFSYSGLSKQQMQRLRSEFGVYGTDTGRMCVAALNSRNVGYVCDAISKVI from the coding sequence ATGTCTTTGTTTTCCGCCGTCGATATGGCACCGCGCGACCCGATCTTCGGCCTGAGCGAGCAATACACGGCCGACGGCAATCCGAAGAAGGTCAACCTCACGGTCGGCATCTATCTGGACGAAGGCGGCAAGCTGCCGCTGCTGCGCTGCGTGAGCCAAGCCGAGCAGCGGATGATGGCCGACCCGAAGGCGCGCGGCTACCTGCCGATCGACGGGATCGCCGCCTACGACGCCGCGGTCAAGCGCTTGGTGTTCGGCGAAGGCAGCGAGCCGCTGCGTTCCGGGCGCGTCGCGACCGTGCAGTCGCTGGGCGGCACCGGCGGCCTGAAGATCGGCGCCGATTTCCTCAAAAGGCTGCATCCCGATGCCAAGGTGCTGATCAGCGACCCGAGCTGGGAGAACCATCGCGCGCTGTTCACCCAGGCCGGCTTTCCCGTCGAGAGCTACGCCTACTACGACGCGGCACGGCGCGGCGTGAACTTCGACGCGATGCTGGCAAGTCTGAACGCCGCGCCCACGGGCACGATCGTCGTGCTGCACGCTTGCTGCCACAACCCGACAGGCTACGACCTCACAGCGGGGCAGTGGGACCAGGTGATCGCGCTGGTGAAGGCACGCGAACTCGTGCCGTTCCTCGACATGGCGTACCAGGGCTTCGGCAACGGCATCGCCGAGGACGGCGCGGTGATCGCGAAGGCGGTCGCGGCGGGCCTCTCGTTCTTCGTCGCGACCTCGTTCTCGAAGAGCTTCAGTCTGTACGGCGAGCGCGTCGGCGCGCTGTCGGTGCTGTGCGAATCGAAGGACGAAGCCGACCGCGTGCTGAGCCAGCTCAAGATCATGATCCGCACCAACTACAGCAACCCGCCGACGCACGGCGGCGCGGTAGTCGCGATGGTGCTCGACACCCCCGACCTGAGAACCCTGTGGGAGGGCGAACTGGCCGAGATGCGCACCCGCATCAAGGCGATGCGCCGCGCGCTGGTCGATGGGCTCAAGGCCGCCGGCGTGCGCCAGGACATGGGCTTCATCACCGAACAGATCGGCATGTTCAGCTATTCGGGCTTGTCGAAGCAGCAGATGCAGCGGCTTCGCAGCGAGTTCGGCGTCTACGGCACCGACACCGGACGCATGTGCGTGGCCGCGCTCAACAGCCGCAACGTCGGCTACGTTTGCGACGCGATTTCCAAGGTCATTTAG